One genomic segment of Pedobacter endophyticus includes these proteins:
- a CDS encoding WD40 repeat domain-containing protein, whose product MLKHLKTLSGHQNPIYALANSDRDETFFSAGNDKGVVEWSLETMAFVKVMMPVQSSVYYLHYYNNQLFVGERSGAFSVYDFNAQKVIERINAHTKPIFNIQTVKGKNELLTTGEDGTVAVWSLNDFKEIYRFQAAYDTVRAIAISPDETEIAFGCKDHLIKIYNLNDYSIKQNLDSHSLPVTSLAYHPEGKYLISGSRDAQLKIWSLPNYELLQNIPAHMFTVYDISFHPTLPYFATSSQDKSIKIWDAENFKLYKILSLEKTGIGHTHSINKIMWSNDGKYLISTGDDRQLMIWEMEG is encoded by the coding sequence ATGCTTAAACACCTCAAAACCCTTTCTGGCCATCAAAATCCTATTTATGCGTTGGCAAATTCCGATCGCGATGAAACTTTTTTCAGTGCAGGGAATGACAAGGGCGTTGTAGAATGGTCGCTGGAAACGATGGCCTTTGTTAAGGTAATGATGCCCGTTCAAAGTTCGGTGTATTACCTGCATTATTACAACAACCAGCTTTTTGTTGGCGAACGCAGTGGGGCATTCAGTGTGTATGATTTTAATGCGCAAAAGGTAATCGAACGAATTAATGCACACACGAAACCCATTTTCAATATTCAGACGGTTAAAGGCAAAAATGAACTCTTAACTACTGGCGAAGATGGAACAGTTGCCGTGTGGTCGCTTAATGATTTTAAAGAAATATATCGCTTTCAGGCCGCTTATGATACCGTAAGGGCTATTGCAATCTCGCCCGATGAAACCGAAATCGCTTTTGGATGCAAAGACCACTTAATCAAGATTTACAACCTTAATGATTATAGCATCAAACAGAATTTAGACAGCCATTCATTACCGGTTACATCGTTAGCTTACCACCCGGAGGGCAAATACCTGATTTCTGGAAGCAGAGATGCGCAGCTGAAAATTTGGAGCCTACCTAATTACGAGCTTCTGCAAAATATTCCGGCGCATATGTTTACGGTTTATGATATCTCTTTTCACCCAACCCTACCCTATTTCGCAACCAGCAGTCAAGATAAAAGCATAAAAATTTGGGATGCCGAGAACTTTAAGCTGTATAAAATTTTAAGTTTAGAAAAAACAGGCATTGGCCATACACATTCCATCAATAAAATAATGTGGAGCAATGATGGTAAGTATTTAATTTCTACCGGCGATGACAGGCAGTTGATGATTTGGGAAATGGAGGGTTAG
- the hisIE gene encoding bifunctional phosphoribosyl-AMP cyclohydrolase/phosphoribosyl-ATP diphosphatase HisIE produces MTIDVSTLDWDKTAGLLPVIIQDYKTLEVLMLGYMNAEALEKTQTEGKVTFFSRSKNRLWTKGETSNNFLYVKELFVDCDNDTVLIKADAVGPTCHTGSRSCFKTEFNQNFIFELENIINDRYENPVEGSYINKMRGKGLNKIAQKVGEEGVETVIAALAETEEELIGEASDLVFHLLFLLKEKGLSIQDIAKNLEKRHK; encoded by the coding sequence ATGACTATTGATGTTAGTACCCTTGATTGGGATAAAACGGCTGGCTTACTTCCAGTAATTATTCAGGACTATAAAACCCTGGAGGTTTTAATGCTCGGTTACATGAATGCTGAGGCGCTCGAAAAAACACAAACTGAAGGTAAGGTTACGTTCTTTTCACGCTCAAAAAACCGCCTTTGGACAAAAGGAGAAACCAGCAACAACTTCCTTTATGTAAAAGAACTTTTTGTTGATTGCGATAACGACACCGTTTTAATCAAGGCTGATGCGGTAGGCCCTACTTGCCATACAGGAAGTCGCAGCTGTTTTAAAACGGAGTTTAATCAAAACTTTATCTTCGAGCTTGAAAACATCATAAATGATAGATACGAAAATCCGGTTGAAGGTTCGTACATCAACAAAATGCGTGGCAAGGGCTTGAACAAAATTGCACAAAAAGTTGGTGAAGAAGGCGTTGAAACTGTAATTGCCGCACTTGCAGAAACGGAAGAAGAGTTAATTGGCGAGGCTTCAGATTTAGTTTTTCACCTGCTATTTTTATTGAAAGAGAAAGGACTATCCATACAAGATATTGCGAAAAATTTAGAGAAAAGGCATAAATAA
- the hisF gene encoding imidazole glycerol phosphate synthase subunit HisF has translation MLSKRIIPCLDVKDGRTVKGVNFVDLRDAGDPVELAAQYAQQGADELVFLDITATHERRKTMVEMVKSVARQLNIPFTIGGGLTEIADADALLNAGADKISINSAAVRNPKLIEELANTFGVQFVVLAVDTKHVDGKNRVHLNGGRLITELETETWIKQAENLGAGEILLTSMDHDGTKSGFDCELLSKVNQMINIPIIASGGAGNMTHFAEVFQKANVDAALAASVFHYGEILIPDLKQELKRQQIPVRI, from the coding sequence ATGTTATCAAAAAGAATAATCCCCTGTTTAGACGTTAAAGACGGTCGCACGGTAAAGGGCGTCAACTTTGTCGACTTACGCGATGCAGGCGACCCGGTAGAACTCGCCGCTCAATACGCGCAGCAAGGTGCCGATGAATTGGTGTTTTTAGACATTACAGCCACTCACGAACGACGCAAAACCATGGTAGAAATGGTGAAATCTGTAGCACGGCAGCTCAATATTCCCTTTACCATTGGCGGGGGACTTACAGAAATTGCCGACGCGGATGCCCTGTTAAATGCCGGCGCAGACAAAATCAGCATCAACTCCGCAGCGGTACGGAACCCCAAACTCATTGAAGAACTGGCAAACACGTTTGGCGTTCAGTTTGTAGTTTTAGCGGTCGACACTAAACACGTTGACGGCAAAAACAGGGTTCACTTAAACGGTGGGCGATTAATTACTGAACTTGAAACAGAAACCTGGATTAAGCAGGCCGAAAATTTAGGTGCAGGCGAAATTTTGCTCACCTCGATGGATCATGATGGCACAAAATCGGGTTTCGATTGTGAGCTACTCAGCAAAGTAAACCAGATGATTAACATCCCGATTATTGCTTCAGGTGGCGCAGGAAATATGACTCATTTTGCCGAGGTTTTCCAAAAAGCAAATGTCGATGCAGCTCTTGCGGCATCGGTTTTTCACTATGGCGAGATTCTGATTCCGGATTTGAAGCAGGAGCTTAAAAGACAGCAAATTCCAGTTAGAATATAA